Below is a genomic region from Eupeodes corollae chromosome 1, idEupCoro1.1, whole genome shotgun sequence.
gttttgccctcattaaccgttaaacccatttttgccgcctctgcctcaatactcacaaaagccccattgacatcacgttgaGTCCTTTCGATTATggcaatgtcatcagcatataccagtaattggacagacttttgaaagatagtgtctctagtgttgacgcgtgagctttgcactattctttcaagcacgatgttaaaaaaatcacatgacagcgcatcaccttgtctaaaaccttttttgacgtcgaaaggttctgttaagttgtttccaacctttatggagcagcgtgaattctccatggtcatcctgcacaaacggacgagtttggcagggatgccaaaactagacatggctctatacagagctaaggctcaaagtaggagtgcagtagtcagtgtctacccagataatatctgagggaatcaatttcgttgtgttgctgtgaccataaggttttgacaaccagggTTGGAATccgctaaggtgattgttgataaatgacaatcaaaatgatcgaatttgatctacataaggtgattgtcaaattgatacctaaagagctatcacaaaaaaatgtgatagtcgttttcaaacaaatttgtttattccgaatagagctaccagacgcttacacaaacgactggaaaattttcttagatcactttgtttcttttaaaaaacacattcctgtgaccgacaaagcttacaacattcgaaaaaagcaagaaaagtaagaattttattcaaaatcagtcaatttgaaacttttatttagatattttataagaatcaatttagaatttcaccaaggcaacaacgaattttgacaatttgaatctgaaattgttcaatcgaattgaattgagttgaatcatcttacacagacggaatgaaactgatagtcaatttgactatcaaaaaattgatagtcaacaatcaccttagccgattccaccccagctgtttgattccttcagcctaaagCTAGCATCACACTACCAGTGAATTCACTGACAACTGACAGGCTGTGACGTAAAAATTACGTCACAAAGTCGTCAGTGTGGTTGCGCGTAGTGTGATAGCCAGTTTTGGGACGTCAGTGAAGTATGTCAGTGCACTGACGTGTTCACTGACAAGCCGAAATTGCGTCAGTAACTGACACGAAAAATGGCAAGTGTGATAAGTAGTCACTGACACATGGGACAACTGGCAGACTTTTTTGACAAGAGCGTCAGTACACTGACAGTGTCCCATCACTGACAACCCATGTAATTTCATGTGCTGTCAGTGTTGAAATCCTGTCAGTGAACTGGcaggtttttttgaaatttgtatgttttctgCAGgaggttttatttatataaaatgagtGGAGGCAATAACATGGCTGATTCCGAAGCATCCATTAAAGCCAAGAAGCGGGCTAAGCGTGAGAGGGCTATGAACCATAAGTGGATATTTGAGCAGGAGACGTTTCTAATAGAGCATGTGGAAAAGCGACCACCGCTTTGGAACTGCACCCACCAAGACTATAAATGCGCAAATATAAAAAGTGATTTGTGGGGGGAAGTCGTGAAGGAATTAAACATCGACACGATCAAGATCGAAGAAGCAAAAATAAAGTGGAATAATCTACGAagcaattttaaagcttttttgaaCAAGCAACGCACCAAAAAATCTGGACAAGGTGCTATAGACGGAACCGCTACAGCTAAATACCCCCATTATTCGGAATTGATGTTTTTAGAATCGGCCGATGTGCAGCAGTCATCGCAGTCCATCTCCACGTTGGAATTGGTAATTCCAGTTTAATTTGCTAACATATATTATTAAGTTAATTTGAATTGCAGGATAATCCTATGACCGATCAAACCTTTTTGAACGATTTGGGTCAAGCGGCAGCAACGCAGGCGACAGACGACAATAGAGATGCACCTCCCCGGACTCCGACAAATATCTTTCAACATCGCAAGCGAGCAACATCAAAAACATCCGTTATGCCATCGCCTACACCTTCACGTTCTGCAATGATTAAAGATTCGGCCCTAAATTTGCTGAACAAATTGGAAGACCGCTCTGAAACCATCATACGCAAGGaccatttttgtgttttcgGTGACCTTATTGCGGGCCGTTTGCGAATGCTAAGGCCGGAGCAAGCGGAACAAATGGAGATGGAAATAACGCAGACGATGTATAGCTGCTTGCAGTCCTTTCGAGCTTCAGATTCACAAAGTTTTGTCATAGTTGACGTCGACAGCAACATTCCGGAGTCATCAACTTCGCCAGCTGCTCTGTCTCCATCTACCGTATCCCGTGTCATTCGGCCAAAACCGTCCCGGTCCTTGGGGTTGCCGCTTCCACCACGAAATGTGGAGAAACTGCCATTGGTACTTTTCTTTCAGTAATACAtttcaactaatttaaactttcgttttttgtttctcAGGAGCCAAAAATTGAATCGGCAAAAACGGTCCAAATGCGTACAGAGACTATTTTCTTGGATGGTACGTGGACTGACTTGGATGATATGGAAGTTGAAGAACTTATTGAAGAATCGCCACCaccaaaataatctttaaataaattaacttcctACAAAAAACCATGGAAaacaatacttatttttttaataaaacaaacaaactttaataaaattgttttaaattttctaaactttttaaaacttaataaattagaCGCGAGAGTATTGCCAATTGAATTCTCCTTCCCCTGTGAAATAATGCATCAATTCCTCTTGTATCTTTTTCGCGTTGTCTGATGACCCTCCAATCGGTTGCAGTGCATGCATCGATGCGGTTGGTGCTTCAGCACGCCAATCAGCCGGTCTCAAAAGGTTGTCTTCAGCATCGTATTGATCGAATGCAGATGCTGGTGCGTATGTTGGCTTGTTCACCGTCATCAAAAAATTATGAAGCACCGCACACGCTAGAATCACTTGCTTTGCTTTTTCGGGATCCAAGAGAATAGGATGCCGAAGGACGCGAAAGCGCGCCGACATGATACCAAACACGTTTTCAATGATGCGACGTGCGCGAGATAAACGATAGTTGAAAACACGTTGGGTCATCGTTAAACCTCGGTTTGCGTAAGGCTTCATTATGTTTGGTTGCATGGCGAAGGCATCGTCCGCGACGAGGACATAGGGCACTGGCATTTCTCTGAAAGGCAATGGTTTTGGTGGGGGCAAATGCAGCTCACTCCTATTTAGGCCTTGGCTGAATGAGCAGCGGGTGAAAACACCACCATCAGAAAAGCGTCCGTTTCGACCGACGTCAACGTACAAAAATTTGTACTCCGCATCCGCTACTCCCA
It encodes:
- the LOC129941983 gene encoding uncharacterized protein LOC129941983, whose amino-acid sequence is MSGGNNMADSEASIKAKKRAKRERAMNHKWIFEQETFLIEHVEKRPPLWNCTHQDYKCANIKSDLWGEVVKELNIDTIKIEEAKIKWNNLRSNFKAFLNKQRTKKSGQGAIDGTATAKYPHYSELMFLESADVQQSSQSISTLELDNPMTDQTFLNDLGQAAATQATDDNRDAPPRTPTNIFQHRKRATSKTSVMPSPTPSRSAMIKDSALNLLNKLEDRSETIIRKDHFCVFGDLIAGRLRMLRPEQAEQMEMEITQTMYSCLQSFRASDSQSFVIVDVDSNIPESSTSPAALSPSTVSRVIRPKPSRSLGLPLPPRNVEKLPLEPKIESAKTVQMRTETIFLDGTWTDLDDMEVEELIEESPPPK